The Molothrus ater isolate BHLD 08-10-18 breed brown headed cowbird chromosome 6, BPBGC_Mater_1.1, whole genome shotgun sequence genome segment GTTAGTTAGAAAGCATTGTCATTTTATAGATAGAAAACATAAAGGTAAAAATGGATGTAAGTACATCTAAGGTATTCTTTTTTATCTATAAACCACTTCTTCAAGCTAtacatgtaatatttttttccttatcttttagtaaaaaattattgtattatCCCAGTTTTGTTGATAAACATTTTGAATTATTGGGTCAAtattaacaaatattttaaccACACCTCAGATGTGTATGAGCAAAAAACACATACTCATTATAGCAAAGGAGTCTCAGGCATCCTGCTATTCAATAGTATTGGCAAAACCAGTATAGATGAGTGAAAGCCTTTTTTAAACTATCTCCCAAGGCAATCAAGCACTTTAATgcttaggagaaaaaaaaaaccaaaccaaaacaaacaaaagacacCAGTACTGTATTTGggatacaatttatttttttcaaaattcaatCAGGTGAGTGTAAGGTCCATTTGTATCCAGTTTTAACACCTGCCTGTTTCCATATGTGCCATGCTTGACAAGAACACCGGCCTCCATGCATTTGGCATTGGCAGCCAGTTCTTTTTCACACAGAGTCACAAACTGAGAATAAAGTTCcaaccctttttctttttcaatgttTGCATGGTACTGCATCTTTCTTCCCTTTGGTTTACCACCTAGGGTAGCTTGTGGTATGATGAGTACGTCGCCTGGTAAATCAAGAACAGAGACAAACTCGCCGTTTTCATTTTCACTTAATTTAACATTCAACAGTGTATCgactgcaaataaaaataaaataagagtTAGTATTGCTGAAGTGAATTAAACAGGACACCATAAACAAGAGCCAACAAATATTTTGACAAACCACTGAGTAAAAGAAACTCTTTACTAATGAACTGAAACATGGACAATCAATAAATACTTAACCAACTAATACATCTGAGTATTGTGACGAATGTGAAGgatattaatattatatgtcAAAAGTTCTAGTTTTGGGGGAAGTGATTGGCTATCCAAAATCCTAAAGGTGATTCTAGTTGGACACCCCCAAAAGAACCCAGGATGCAATTAGTGAGCCTTCCTTAATTGCTTGATACTCAAATAGGCAGCATTTGCACAACACTCCACAATGTAGGACACACCATCCTCAGTGCACTTTGGAGAGTGTTTTGCCCTGACTCTCTTTTCATTCTGGTAGCAGCAGTTTgcagcaggacccagcactgaTCTGAGCtgaaggcacagctccacagtTTGGTCTCAAGTAGAGCAAGCGTCCTTCAATGCTCCACTCTGAGACATGCAGCTACCAGTTTGTCACTTGAGACAGGAGGTGGGCAGGAAAGTCAGATGCAATTTGGCTTATAAGCCAGACCACAGAAACTTGCAAATAAAATCAATGCATTTACTAACTTTAGATTTTCTAGTGTTTCTGTAACAAATCAAATCATTACCCAACTCTGTAAAAGCTGGGAGGATACTAGTCACGCCTCCAAACCCTAAACATAAATGTTTAATGTTGTTAGAAGCAAAAACAGCTGAGTTGTGATTCAGGAACCAAACCCACACACTTAAACAGattcaaaatatatttaggAAACAATATTCTCTAAGAGAGGCACTCAAGAAGGATGGTCCTAGATGAATCTCCTGACAGGAAACAGGACTTTCTTTTTCTGGcctgaaaatataattattgtcAAGTAACATTCTCAGGGAACTCTCACTAGcacaaaatcaatttttatatCATAAATATTTAGCATTATAAAAGGACTGTGCCCTCCAAGACCCAGAGAGAACGCCCCCCAGGAGTTGCTCTCAGCAGTTTTAATAACACCTGTACTTGTGCACTGTTGGTCTCAGCCAGCAGCCTGAAATAGACTGAAATAGTAAAATATTGTGACATAATCTTTAGCCAAATCACTAGTATCAGCCAGCCACAGAAAAGGGGCACTTTTATCTGGAATATGCATCATCACAGAATTTCCCAGGGGAACCAGTGCTACTgatggaggaaaggagggagaagaaatgacataaaagtaaaaacaaaaaataaaccaaaacagaaccaaaaaaaatcaagccaaAACAGCACCAGGTAAAGACAGAAATTGCTACTATTTGACCTTATCCACAGCATCTTCTCTGCTTCAATGTAAATGTTAAAGTGCATGTGGAGAAGACAAGAATTGCAGACATTGCTGTTATTGCTTCTGAACCAGAAAACTGCACATGCTAACAGTGGATGTTACCACTGAAGTGAGATGGCAAAGACTGTTTCATTATCCACACAACTCCCTCTACCGGCTATGATTTGAAATATTCTGCACATATAGTGAGATCAGGCAAAACACTTATCAAATCAAGCCATGAACTATTTGAAATTCAGTTCTGTCCTGGATTGAAGTTATTGCCTGACACATGTAATATGTTAAACAGCAGGTgcagcattttctttgtttgccaGAATGTTATCAGGGGAATTTGTTTTTTATGTTGGTCATGAACAGACAGACAAAGAAACAAGTAACTGTCAAAAGAAACAAGACAGACCAAACTCTTCTTTCAGCCAGGTAATTGAGTTAGAATAATGCCATTTCATGGCTTACCCAAATGGCTGCTACCTTCTCTGCCTcaactgcttttcttccttttcaaacaATACAATAATGTATATGGATTATATCATACCAATTTTTGGGACAAGATCCTCATCAGCACCTTTGAAGAAGCATATGTAGATAACAAGCCCTCTCTGGATCTACAAAAGATTACAGAAAATGTTGTCAATGCTTCTCATTATCTACAATGCATGTTTATCATTAAAGCAGTATCCAAAATTACAAAACCACATAACAAAGAGTAGTTTTAGTTATTTAGTACAGCTTCAGACATTGAGTTGACACCCCACACTGTGGAAGATAAGATATATACTCATTATTTGCAAAATGCTTCTACATACAATTAAGACAATTTATTAGCTCCATGTGAAGCCAAATTTAGTTGGAATGTAGAGTGTACAGTATTAACATAGATGAGGTGGCAAGATGAATTAGTATACTTAAATCCAGcataagaaataatttaagcTTTTTTCCTATCAAACTTACAGCTAAAATCAATTTTCAGTATGAGCTATGATATTATTTCCAATtatgaaacattaaaaacacCACAGGACTTTGGTCAAagaactgaattttattttgatgttgAAAGTAATCTAGTACAatataattctgaaaaaaacgTGGAGTCtgttaattaaatatttaaatatgatGACCAACAACTGTGAAGTTGTTCAGAATTTTATAAAGTTGTTCAAACTACTATTTATAAGCCTGGGTAAAATCTAACTGGCAAAATGGAACTTTTCAGCTGACT includes the following:
- the DTD2 gene encoding D-aminoacyl-tRNA deacylase 2 isoform X2 — translated: MAAARPVRARALLQQSVSARLQIQRGLVIYICFFKGADEDLVPKIVDTLLNVKLSENENGEFVSVLDLPGDVLIIPQATLGGKPKGRKMQYHANIEKEKGLELYSQFVTLCEKELAANAKCMEAGVLVKHGTYGNRQVLKLDTNGPYTHLIEF
- the DTD2 gene encoding D-aminoacyl-tRNA deacylase 2 isoform X1, with translation MAAARPVRARALLQQSVSARLQVRPPESGSEAQWVEIQRGLVIYICFFKGADEDLVPKIVDTLLNVKLSENENGEFVSVLDLPGDVLIIPQATLGGKPKGRKMQYHANIEKEKGLELYSQFVTLCEKELAANAKCMEAGVLVKHGTYGNRQVLKLDTNGPYTHLIEF
- the DTD2 gene encoding D-aminoacyl-tRNA deacylase 2 isoform X3, translated to MKGEIQRGLVIYICFFKGADEDLVPKIVDTLLNVKLSENENGEFVSVLDLPGDVLIIPQATLGGKPKGRKMQYHANIEKEKGLELYSQFVTLCEKELAANAKCMEAGVLVKHGTYGNRQVLKLDTNGPYTHLIEF